Proteins encoded together in one Leptospira semungkisensis window:
- a CDS encoding N-acetylneuraminate synthase family protein, with translation MTFSKSFRLGDRWDLGPDSSPFLIAEIGLNHNADLELGKRTIQAAKNAGANAVKFQSYSTDNFLDTANPKAKVLVDIFKQYELSEKLHREFKTTAESEGLFFFSTPLDEISVDLLVSLGVKALKIASGDIVNKQLLNKCADTKLPLLLSSGAAEGFEAVRALEFLESKKVKDLLLFHCVSLYPTPPEKANLRTINYYQNIFPGPVGFSDHTGGSLAGALAVSLGACALEKHFTLDKKLPGPDHTISVDPEEFKAYSENARLAFQMRGEERKVVQPQEASGRFFGRRGLYADKNRKPIALRPDLSQEDASYLDSWKLEEAEAILKNDKGPKPGEAFRS, from the coding sequence ATGACTTTTTCAAAGAGTTTTCGATTAGGCGACCGATGGGATTTAGGTCCTGATTCTTCCCCCTTTTTAATCGCAGAAATCGGATTAAACCATAATGCTGATTTGGAATTGGGCAAAAGAACCATCCAAGCGGCAAAAAACGCCGGGGCAAACGCGGTAAAATTCCAAAGCTATTCTACGGACAATTTTTTAGATACAGCCAATCCAAAAGCGAAAGTGCTCGTGGATATTTTCAAACAGTATGAGCTTTCCGAGAAACTACACAGAGAGTTCAAGACGACTGCCGAGTCGGAAGGACTCTTCTTCTTCTCTACTCCGTTAGACGAAATCAGCGTAGATCTTCTCGTTTCCCTTGGAGTGAAGGCACTAAAAATCGCGAGTGGAGATATCGTAAATAAACAGCTACTTAATAAATGTGCCGATACAAAACTTCCTCTCTTACTTTCTAGCGGAGCTGCAGAAGGATTCGAAGCCGTTCGTGCTTTGGAATTTTTAGAATCAAAGAAAGTTAAGGATTTACTATTATTCCATTGCGTTTCCCTATACCCGACTCCGCCAGAAAAAGCGAATCTACGCACAATCAACTATTACCAGAATATTTTTCCAGGTCCTGTCGGCTTCTCGGATCATACTGGAGGAAGCTTGGCAGGAGCTCTTGCAGTGAGCTTAGGTGCATGTGCATTAGAAAAACATTTTACTCTAGATAAGAAATTACCTGGTCCGGACCATACTATATCCGTTGATCCCGAAGAATTCAAAGCCTATTCCGAAAATGCAAGACTTGCATTCCAAATGCGTGGAGAAGAAAGAAAAGTCGTACAACCTCAAGAAGCTTCCGGTAGATTCTTTGGCCGACGAGGTTTATATGCGGATAAAAACCGAAAACCGATCGCGCTGCGTCCTGACTTAAGCCAAGAGGATGCTAGCTATTTGGATTCCTGGAAATTAGAAGAAGCCGAGGCTATTTTAAAGAATGATAAAGGACCGAAGCCGGGAGAAGCGTTCCGATCCTAA
- a CDS encoding LTA synthase family protein — MKKIPGNLRIIAFYSFCFLSLLTIFRFALLFIYYSKIGNSSLSEIIISFIIGIRFDLCVTAIVIGPSWILSSFYFPNRWKSYRYIWGILPIPLFLWMTGHLIGDTIYFGEADKHLGYEGFVFLGKDLLILIEAGIKNDTLKVVLGLIGIAIGLPGLIYLFLKYNGYEFIQENKKKELLQIPISILLVLLLFRGGLQARPLRSTDAIHSENGFLNNLPLNGVFTTLMDLKSKSIIPELQMGREEAIQIVQKQIDYPEAKFIDPNFPILRETNETRKGAPPNIVLILLESWTGKFLKPNGDGIVGGKELAPNFNELAKQGRYFSHFFATGGRTVNGLMSVLTGVPDRPGITVVRTHQALGNFGGLGSILKGLGYSTYFVHGGDVGFDNMSFLFPHWGFDTIVGREEIAKTNRYQAGAWGFYDGDVLEELNSTLKNSKAPFAAVSLTLTTHYPYQVPETQKDLYPESLKDADYFNTYHYADEALGKFIRKAKSSPYFENTIFIFVADHTHHRDLNPFEDRNIPLLIYSPKYIKPGVDTRISSQLDILPTILGLVGKKAKFSAFGKDLFSSKPEPAASYFAFSSVIGWIEKEHALYRSTEGDLKEVFPMPWTTNKTKCAAIPSTCDDYERKAKAFLNLSYELLNSNRIFPENEKQ; from the coding sequence ATGAAAAAAATCCCAGGGAACCTGCGTATTATCGCGTTCTACTCTTTTTGTTTTCTAAGCTTACTCACAATCTTCCGTTTTGCACTCTTATTCATCTACTACTCTAAGATCGGAAATTCTTCTCTATCTGAGATCATCATTTCCTTTATCATAGGAATCCGGTTTGATCTATGCGTAACGGCAATTGTGATCGGACCTTCTTGGATCTTATCCTCTTTCTATTTCCCGAATCGTTGGAAATCCTACAGATATATTTGGGGAATTCTACCTATTCCCCTCTTTCTTTGGATGACCGGACATTTAATCGGAGACACGATCTATTTCGGAGAGGCAGACAAACACCTTGGCTACGAAGGATTTGTGTTCTTAGGAAAGGACCTTCTCATCTTAATCGAAGCAGGAATTAAGAACGATACGTTAAAGGTTGTCTTAGGCCTGATTGGAATCGCAATCGGGCTTCCTGGACTAATTTATCTTTTCTTAAAATATAACGGGTATGAATTCATACAAGAGAATAAGAAGAAGGAACTCTTACAGATCCCGATTTCCATTCTGTTAGTCTTACTATTATTCAGAGGAGGTTTGCAGGCGAGGCCTCTTCGTTCTACCGACGCAATTCATTCTGAAAACGGATTCTTGAACAATCTGCCTTTAAACGGCGTATTTACAACTCTAATGGATCTGAAGTCCAAGTCCATCATTCCAGAACTGCAAATGGGTAGAGAAGAAGCCATTCAGATCGTGCAAAAGCAAATCGATTACCCAGAGGCAAAATTTATCGATCCGAATTTTCCTATATTAAGAGAAACGAATGAAACCAGAAAAGGCGCCCCTCCTAATATAGTCCTGATCTTACTAGAAAGTTGGACTGGAAAATTCCTAAAACCGAATGGAGACGGGATCGTAGGAGGAAAAGAACTGGCTCCGAACTTCAATGAACTTGCAAAGCAAGGTAGATATTTCTCTCACTTCTTTGCAACCGGAGGAAGGACGGTAAACGGACTCATGTCAGTATTAACAGGGGTTCCGGATCGACCCGGAATCACAGTGGTGAGAACCCACCAGGCATTGGGAAATTTCGGCGGATTAGGATCGATCCTAAAGGGACTCGGATATTCTACCTACTTCGTGCATGGAGGAGATGTAGGATTCGATAATATGAGTTTTCTATTTCCTCATTGGGGTTTCGATACGATTGTTGGCAGAGAAGAAATCGCAAAAACGAATCGATACCAAGCCGGCGCCTGGGGATTTTATGATGGAGATGTGCTTGAAGAACTAAATAGCACATTAAAAAATTCTAAAGCACCTTTTGCCGCAGTAAGCTTAACACTTACGACTCATTATCCCTACCAGGTTCCTGAGACTCAAAAGGATCTATATCCAGAGTCCCTAAAAGATGCCGATTACTTTAATACCTATCATTATGCGGATGAGGCGTTAGGTAAATTTATTCGAAAGGCAAAATCCTCTCCTTATTTCGAAAACACGATCTTCATTTTCGTTGCGGATCACACTCATCACAGAGATTTGAATCCGTTTGAGGATAGAAATATTCCCCTACTCATCTACTCGCCCAAATATATCAAACCGGGTGTGGATACTCGGATCTCTTCTCAGCTAGATATACTGCCGACTATTCTGGGATTGGTTGGTAAGAAAGCTAAGTTTTCCGCCTTCGGAAAAGATCTCTTTTCCTCCAAACCTGAACCAGCAGCCTCGTATTTTGCTTTTTCGAGTGTGATCGGTTGGATTGAGAAGGAGCATGCTTTATACAGATCGACGGAAGGAGATCTGAAAGAAGTTTTTCCGATGCCTTGGACAACAAACAAGACCAAATGTGCTGCGATCCCTAGCACCTGCGATGATTACGAAAGAAAGGCGAAGGCTTTCTTAAATCTTAGCTATGAACTTTTGAACTCAAATCGAATTTTTCCTGAAAATGAAAAACAGTAA
- a CDS encoding FeoA family protein translates to MKTLLFQLEAGESGIIARVKNESGKTGLVRNLFDMGFLPGTQVTVLQKFPEQEKMVVKLGLVQLAIRKLEADLLELN, encoded by the coding sequence ATGAAAACATTATTATTTCAATTAGAAGCGGGAGAATCAGGGATTATCGCTAGGGTAAAAAACGAATCCGGAAAGACTGGGCTCGTTCGAAATCTTTTTGATATGGGATTTCTCCCGGGAACACAGGTCACAGTGCTACAAAAATTTCCGGAACAAGAAAAGATGGTCGTAAAACTCGGATTAGTACAATTAGCGATCCGTAAATTAGAGGCTGATCTTTTGGAACTTAACTGA
- a CDS encoding TrmH family RNA methyltransferase, whose translation MKPISEHANFINLQEAEKIGEYLRTMISPSKVEKIEEVVSYRTKYLTIVLEDIFQPYNASAPVRTSECLGLSEIHVVENKSLYKPNEGITKGAQKWIQIRKYQALNADNTSHCISGLKEKGFRIVATSPHVKENSYELDTLPLDRPAAILFGSEELGLSKKAMEQADLFLKLPMYGFTESYNISVTVAIVLSHLAYRLRKEIPNWALSEEEKVFLRNTYYKRSLHNGNLVESDLLQRIRGEI comes from the coding sequence GTGAAACCAATCTCCGAACATGCAAATTTTATAAATCTCCAAGAAGCGGAGAAGATAGGAGAATATCTTAGAACCATGATATCTCCTTCTAAGGTGGAAAAGATAGAGGAGGTAGTCTCATATCGCACAAAGTACTTAACAATTGTGTTGGAGGATATATTCCAACCTTATAATGCAAGTGCGCCGGTTCGTACTTCCGAGTGCTTGGGCCTTTCTGAAATTCATGTAGTGGAGAATAAGAGTTTATACAAACCTAATGAAGGTATAACTAAGGGCGCTCAAAAATGGATCCAGATCCGAAAATACCAGGCACTAAATGCGGATAATACTAGTCATTGTATAAGTGGTTTGAAAGAAAAAGGTTTTAGGATCGTTGCGACTTCTCCCCATGTTAAAGAAAATTCTTATGAACTAGATACTCTTCCTTTGGATCGTCCGGCAGCGATTCTATTCGGGTCTGAAGAGCTTGGTCTTTCTAAGAAGGCTATGGAGCAAGCGGATCTCTTCTTGAAATTGCCGATGTACGGTTTTACGGAGAGTTATAATATCTCTGTGACCGTAGCGATCGTTCTTTCTCACCTTGCGTATCGCTTAAGAAAGGAAATACCAAATTGGGCTCTCAGTGAAGAGGAGAAAGTGTTCCTACGGAATACATATTATAAACGAAGTTTGCATAATGGGAATCTGGTGGAATCAGACTTGCTCCAAAGAATTCGTGGAGAGATATAA
- a CDS encoding ABC1 kinase family protein: MSGFFNQIKQGVNSAARMVASSYVFSSKTLLLLKDLAVGGTTSENIPVRLREAFEELGATYIKLGQFIASAPSLFPQEIVTEMQKCLDSVRPIPFSEVQKTLKKELGRDYMSLFQSIDPVPIASASIAQVHSAVTKDGLDVVLKVQRQDIETALGADLNLLYLASKLFEIFVPGLNRSGLSEMVGMFQSSILEEIDFEKEAANIEEFEKYLLNAGETRARVPKVYKELSTMKVLTMERFYGAPITDELSLRKFTSDPSKTLSDALEIWFSTLSKSGFFHADVHAGNLMILRDGSVGFIDFGIVGRISSKVWEGLMIFLEGLALNRTDRIASGLVRMDGTAQGVDEKKLAADLEKVFGQMSKMVMDIQMGELEAFDEQKMNAILFEFRDISNRNGLKIPKEFGLLIKQILYFDRYIKSFAPELDLIRDREKFIR; encoded by the coding sequence ATGTCGGGATTTTTTAATCAGATCAAACAAGGGGTAAATAGTGCCGCCAGAATGGTCGCGAGCAGCTACGTATTCTCTTCCAAGACCCTTCTTCTCTTAAAGGATCTGGCTGTAGGAGGTACTACATCCGAAAATATTCCCGTACGACTTAGGGAAGCTTTCGAAGAGTTAGGTGCAACCTATATCAAACTCGGTCAATTTATTGCCTCTGCGCCTTCTTTATTCCCGCAAGAGATTGTCACCGAAATGCAAAAATGTTTGGATTCCGTCCGACCCATTCCCTTCTCCGAAGTTCAAAAAACTTTAAAGAAGGAACTAGGAAGGGATTATATGTCCTTATTCCAAAGCATAGATCCTGTGCCAATTGCCTCCGCTTCCATCGCCCAAGTGCATTCTGCAGTCACAAAAGATGGCTTGGATGTGGTACTCAAAGTCCAGAGACAGGATATAGAGACCGCTCTCGGCGCCGACTTGAACCTGCTTTATTTGGCTTCGAAACTATTTGAGATCTTCGTTCCAGGCTTGAATCGCTCCGGACTTTCCGAGATGGTAGGCATGTTCCAAAGCTCCATTTTAGAAGAGATCGATTTCGAGAAAGAAGCCGCCAATATAGAAGAGTTTGAAAAATATCTATTGAATGCGGGAGAGACCAGAGCAAGGGTCCCTAAGGTCTATAAAGAATTGAGTACAATGAAAGTACTGACCATGGAGCGCTTTTATGGCGCCCCAATCACGGACGAGCTATCTCTTCGCAAATTCACGTCTGATCCGTCCAAGACGCTTTCAGACGCTTTAGAGATCTGGTTCTCGACTCTTTCCAAGTCCGGCTTCTTTCATGCGGATGTACATGCAGGAAATCTAATGATCCTTAGGGACGGTAGCGTAGGCTTTATCGATTTCGGTATCGTAGGCAGAATCTCCTCCAAGGTTTGGGAAGGTCTCATGATCTTTTTAGAAGGTCTGGCATTGAATCGTACGGACAGGATCGCAAGCGGCCTTGTCCGAATGGATGGAACTGCCCAAGGAGTCGATGAGAAGAAATTAGCTGCAGATCTCGAAAAGGTCTTTGGTCAAATGAGCAAGATGGTCATGGACATCCAAATGGGAGAATTGGAAGCATTCGACGAACAAAAGATGAACGCGATCCTATTCGAATTCAGAGATATTTCCAATCGAAACGGACTTAAGATCCCTAAAGAATTCGGTCTCTTGATCAAGCAGATCCTATACTTCGATCGTTATATAAAATCCTTTGCTCCGGAATTGGATCTGATCCGAGACAGAGAAAAATTCATTCGATGA
- a CDS encoding M23 family metallopeptidase produces MAKKSIFFIFLLSWSLSASPKNFGALGSEIDFLDFGKITPAPFSYSVSSSFHEEYGAFNLFDSDQKTYWYSSADSKPEWIIVDFGSKRLINAVEVVVPIFRGKRAAEEYEIQVLYQDNWKTIFKNNKVELINFHTLPPIDASIIRLYFPKKEDRSIVIGEFKVLLNGAALNSIPARFTGYQYPVPDGLIPDKDVQLPGAPREYRNGIHKGLDIYNKREKVGPPRRLTFEDSLVSPADGTIIRADLDYSPMTLSEFQKYSALAQKNGVTFVEKDFGGRQVWIDHGNGIMSSFNHLSSIKSGIKVGTKVKSGDEIGKAGNSGLSGEAKGNDENIHLHFELWVDGEYLGAGIGPNQMRKLLQFFFSKSNLR; encoded by the coding sequence ATGGCAAAGAAATCAATCTTCTTCATCTTTTTACTTTCTTGGTCTTTATCAGCCAGTCCTAAAAATTTCGGAGCCTTAGGGTCCGAAATAGATTTTCTGGATTTTGGAAAGATAACTCCTGCACCTTTTTCGTATTCGGTTTCTTCTTCTTTTCATGAAGAATATGGAGCATTCAATCTTTTCGATTCGGATCAGAAAACATACTGGTATTCTTCCGCCGATTCAAAACCGGAATGGATCATAGTAGATTTCGGCTCGAAAAGACTAATCAATGCGGTCGAAGTAGTAGTTCCGATCTTTAGAGGAAAAAGAGCCGCCGAGGAGTATGAAATCCAGGTATTGTACCAAGATAACTGGAAGACAATTTTCAAAAACAATAAAGTAGAATTAATCAATTTTCATACCCTTCCTCCGATCGATGCATCCATTATTAGATTATATTTTCCTAAAAAAGAAGATAGAAGTATAGTTATCGGTGAATTCAAAGTTCTTTTAAACGGAGCCGCATTGAATTCTATTCCCGCTCGATTTACTGGATACCAATATCCAGTTCCAGATGGACTCATTCCCGATAAAGATGTACAGCTTCCTGGAGCGCCCAGAGAATACAGGAACGGCATCCATAAAGGATTAGATATTTATAATAAACGAGAGAAGGTCGGGCCTCCAAGACGTTTGACTTTCGAGGACTCTCTTGTGTCCCCTGCGGATGGCACGATCATTCGAGCAGATCTGGATTATTCCCCCATGACACTTTCCGAATTTCAAAAATATTCTGCGTTGGCCCAAAAGAATGGAGTAACTTTCGTAGAAAAGGATTTCGGAGGAAGACAGGTCTGGATCGATCACGGGAACGGAATCATGTCATCCTTCAATCACTTGTCTTCGATCAAAAGTGGGATCAAAGTAGGAACAAAGGTTAAATCGGGAGATGAGATCGGAAAAGCCGGCAACTCAGGTCTTAGTGGAGAAGCCAAAGGCAACGACGAAAATATTCATCTTCATTTCGAGCTTTGGGTAGATGGGGAATATCTAGGAGCAGGGATTGGTCCGAACCAAATGCGGAAATTATTGCAGTTCTTCTTCTCCAAATCGAATTTGCGCTGA
- a CDS encoding SBBP repeat-containing protein has product MGLTILPANATSSPSHPQTQWSRLIEMSGTTDSSGKIYSKKNRFLSEVANDVTSDSQGNIYATGVIEASAWDAYVGVSFIARYDGAGNKLWSKLFGNYVSDSVIGRLMIEDDIGIYVADTPNHVISKKITADIHGNIYIAGEIKDSLNGENKYAFIAKYDSLGNRLWERYLNDNARPTWVESITSDPQGNVYAIGPYANTYEHVYTFIAKYDGDGNIQWTKHAIDPQIQKTSVIFGKEITSDSQGNLYITGETEVISSEGKKVSNLFLTKYDKNGNTLYTKFLGNVGPGVYIDGFYNLPDTSGHGITCDSQGYIYIVGETNGNGLDNLAQIKNDPSAFIIKYDGNGNVLWTRLIDGSDDPYTIASDSQGNVYMTGNLYTYKNSTFDGQTVTYGDAFVIKYDATGRKLWTKLLDAEMSLYRSELHDSGTTRPTGLAIDLIGNIYVVGHSTDEALAGPYNSFIVKYDQNQF; this is encoded by the coding sequence TTGGGTTTAACAATTCTTCCGGCGAATGCAACCTCTTCTCCAAGTCATCCTCAAACACAATGGTCTCGACTGATAGAGATGTCCGGAACGACAGATTCTTCCGGAAAAATTTATAGTAAGAAAAATAGATTTCTGAGTGAAGTGGCAAATGACGTTACTTCCGATTCTCAGGGAAATATATATGCAACCGGAGTGATCGAAGCATCTGCATGGGATGCTTATGTAGGAGTCTCTTTTATAGCAAGATATGACGGAGCAGGAAATAAGCTTTGGTCGAAACTATTCGGGAATTACGTTTCAGATAGTGTGATCGGCAGACTTATGATAGAAGATGACATAGGTATATACGTTGCAGACACTCCCAATCATGTTATCAGTAAAAAAATTACCGCCGATATCCATGGCAACATATATATAGCTGGCGAGATAAAAGATTCCCTTAACGGTGAAAACAAATACGCTTTTATAGCTAAGTATGACAGTCTAGGGAACCGGCTATGGGAAAGATATTTAAATGATAACGCTCGACCCACTTGGGTAGAGAGCATTACTTCGGATCCGCAAGGAAATGTATACGCTATCGGACCCTATGCAAATACCTACGAACATGTATATACTTTTATAGCGAAGTATGATGGCGACGGAAATATCCAATGGACAAAGCATGCAATCGATCCTCAGATCCAAAAAACTTCTGTAATATTCGGGAAGGAGATTACCTCCGATTCCCAAGGAAATTTATATATTACCGGAGAAACGGAAGTAATTTCGTCGGAAGGGAAGAAAGTTTCTAATTTATTCCTGACGAAATATGACAAAAATGGAAACACCTTATATACAAAGTTTTTAGGCAACGTAGGTCCTGGCGTTTATATAGACGGATTTTACAATCTACCAGATACCTCAGGCCATGGCATTACCTGCGATTCACAAGGATATATATATATCGTCGGTGAGACTAACGGAAATGGATTAGATAATCTCGCTCAGATAAAAAATGATCCATCGGCCTTTATTATAAAATACGATGGGAATGGTAACGTATTGTGGACAAGGTTAATAGATGGCAGTGATGATCCTTACACAATTGCTTCGGATTCTCAAGGGAATGTGTATATGACCGGAAACTTATATACATATAAAAATTCGACATTCGACGGTCAAACCGTTACTTATGGTGACGCCTTCGTAATCAAATATGATGCCACAGGCAGAAAGCTTTGGACAAAGTTATTGGACGCTGAGATGTCACTGTATCGCTCAGAATTGCATGACAGCGGAACTACGAGACCTACAGGTTTAGCTATCGATTTAATTGGAAATATATATGTTGTGGGTCATTCTACGGACGAAGCACTTGCAGGACCTTACAATTCGTTTATTGTAAAGTACGATCAAAATCAATTTTGA
- the feoB gene encoding ferrous iron transport protein B — protein MKLFPSNVLEKSDDSTESIRVLLTGNPNCGKSTLFNGLTGLRQKTGNFHGVTVEKAEGNIHTEQGSVSLIDLPGAYSLGGESEDKQVTTRLLLSRSKEDRLLFVLDAVAVERGLQFLLQISNLKIPMFVAVTMRDALEKKGVKLDLNVLSKAFGVPFFFVNPKTGEGVDSLKEVLVQETTYKIPDPDFSLDKKRSALIGSILSKLSSSDQDSLQFIVENSLKEFSGETLQTGLPGQSFLPEKVRQLAFSEWEKSGLQFSYGDELVQRSIWIKKLLSKAISGKETLEKGILGFADKLLLHPVWGLGIFLALMALVFQFLFTWSEVPMDWIEGQISNLAEWAGAFLPEGPIRSLVQEGMIGGVGAVLVFIPQISLLFLFIGIMEESGYIARASFLMDRFMGKFGLSGKSFIPLLSSAACAVPAIMGTRTIENKSDRLTTILVSPLITCSARYPVYILVIGTVFSSNPVFGIFSPKVLALFSLFLLGMFASMGAAFIFKKTFFLSEPSYFLMELPRYQLPSLRSLFFTVYKKIRAFVLNAGKVILFISIILWFLANYPRVEGSKTEGLTAAQTKSIQISESYAGRMGKAMEPVLAPIGFGWKMGLGIITSFAAREVMVSTLSIVYGVQGEDSEDENLRSALRNDKDPSTGKPIWTIASALSLLIFFAFACQCMSTLAVVKKETNSLFWPFFLFTYMTILAYCSAFLVFHVSKFLGWN, from the coding sequence ATGAAACTATTTCCTTCCAATGTATTAGAAAAATCTGATGATTCAACCGAATCGATCCGAGTCCTTCTCACCGGAAATCCAAACTGCGGAAAATCCACATTATTCAACGGGCTCACGGGACTCAGACAGAAGACAGGCAATTTTCACGGAGTAACCGTCGAAAAAGCAGAGGGAAATATTCATACAGAACAAGGAAGTGTTTCTCTCATAGATCTTCCCGGGGCATATAGCTTAGGGGGAGAATCAGAAGATAAGCAGGTTACCACTCGACTCCTTCTATCCAGAAGCAAGGAAGATCGTCTACTATTCGTATTAGATGCAGTCGCGGTAGAGAGAGGATTACAATTCCTATTACAAATTTCTAACTTAAAAATCCCTATGTTTGTAGCGGTCACAATGAGAGATGCATTGGAGAAGAAGGGAGTAAAACTGGATCTAAACGTTCTATCCAAAGCGTTCGGCGTTCCATTCTTCTTCGTGAATCCTAAAACAGGCGAAGGCGTAGACTCTCTGAAAGAAGTTCTCGTGCAAGAGACTACATATAAAATCCCTGACCCTGACTTTTCCCTAGACAAAAAAAGGTCCGCATTGATTGGATCCATCCTTTCTAAACTTTCTTCTTCCGACCAAGACTCATTGCAATTCATTGTGGAGAATTCTTTAAAGGAATTCAGTGGAGAAACCTTGCAGACAGGGCTGCCAGGACAAAGCTTTCTTCCGGAAAAAGTAAGACAACTCGCCTTCTCCGAATGGGAAAAGTCCGGATTGCAATTTTCTTATGGAGATGAACTCGTCCAAAGATCTATATGGATCAAAAAGCTTCTATCTAAAGCGATCTCAGGAAAGGAGACTTTAGAAAAAGGAATATTAGGATTTGCAGATAAACTTCTATTGCATCCTGTCTGGGGACTAGGGATCTTTCTTGCCCTTATGGCCTTAGTATTCCAATTTCTATTTACTTGGTCGGAAGTCCCCATGGATTGGATAGAAGGCCAAATCTCCAATCTTGCCGAATGGGCGGGAGCCTTCCTTCCAGAAGGTCCAATCCGATCTCTTGTCCAAGAGGGAATGATCGGAGGAGTCGGAGCAGTCTTAGTATTCATCCCACAGATTAGCTTACTTTTCCTTTTTATCGGGATCATGGAAGAAAGCGGTTATATTGCAAGGGCTTCCTTTCTAATGGACCGCTTCATGGGAAAATTCGGACTTTCCGGTAAATCCTTTATCCCTTTGTTGTCGAGTGCCGCCTGCGCCGTTCCTGCGATCATGGGAACAAGAACCATAGAAAATAAATCGGATCGACTCACGACTATCCTAGTCTCTCCTCTCATCACATGCTCCGCAAGATATCCGGTTTACATTTTAGTAATAGGCACAGTCTTTTCTTCGAATCCTGTATTCGGTATTTTCTCTCCTAAAGTACTAGCGTTATTCTCTCTCTTTCTTTTAGGAATGTTTGCCTCCATGGGCGCAGCGTTCATTTTCAAAAAAACATTTTTTCTTTCTGAGCCTTCGTACTTTCTAATGGAGCTTCCCAGATACCAATTGCCTTCTCTGAGAAGCCTCTTCTTCACAGTATATAAGAAGATCAGAGCATTCGTTTTGAATGCAGGAAAGGTAATACTCTTCATCTCCATTATCTTATGGTTTTTAGCCAACTATCCGAGAGTAGAAGGATCTAAAACTGAAGGACTCACTGCTGCCCAAACCAAATCTATTCAGATCTCAGAATCATACGCAGGAAGAATGGGAAAGGCAATGGAGCCTGTGTTAGCCCCGATCGGATTCGGATGGAAAATGGGATTAGGGATCATCACTTCATTTGCAGCAAGAGAAGTAATGGTATCCACTCTCTCCATTGTTTACGGAGTACAGGGAGAAGATTCCGAGGATGAAAACTTAAGAAGTGCACTCCGAAATGATAAGGATCCGAGCACAGGAAAACCGATCTGGACCATAGCAAGCGCACTTAGTCTTCTGATTTTCTTCGCATTCGCTTGCCAATGCATGTCTACACTTGCGGTAGTTAAGAAAGAAACAAATTCCCTATTCTGGCCGTTTTTCTTATTTACATACATGACAATTCTTGCATATTGTTCCGCCTTCCTAGTATTTCACGTTTCGAAATTTCTAGGCTGGAATTAA